TTCCACACCATAAACGACGGCGAAGAGATGAAGATAGGCGGAAAGACCTTCCGCTTCATAACGGTCCCCTGGCTCCACTGGCCCGATACAATGATAACCTACGTCGTCGAGGATAAACTCCTCTTCAGCTGCGACGCCGGCGGCGGCTACGGGATTCCCAGAAGCATAGACGACAGCGACGAGGAGATAGTTGAGGAGTACCTGCCCCACGTGACCAAATACATAGTCACCGTCATCGGGCACTACCACAAGTACATCGTCCAGAACATCAAGAAGCTCAAGAGCCTGGGCGTGGTGGAGGAGGCGAGAATGATCCTCCCGGGACACGGGCTGATATGGAAGAAGGACCCCATGCGGATATTCGAGCACTACGAGCGCGTTGGGGCCGGGACGCCCACAAAGGACAAGGTTCTGGTTATATACGACTCCATGTACGGCTTCGTCGAGAGGAGGATGAAGATCATCATAGACGAGCTCAGGAAGCACGGAAAGAAGCCGGTAATTTACCGCTTCACCGACAAGGAGACCCCGGCAGTCAGCGACATCCTCGGGGACGTGCCGGACAGCGAGGCCATAATAATAGGCGCCTCCACGTACGAGGCCGAGATACACCCGCGCATAAGGTACACCCTCTACGAGATAGTTGACAAAGCCAACTACGAGAAGCCCGTCCTCATCGTGGGCGCCTTTGGCTGGGCGGGGGTTGCTGGCAAAAAGATCGAGACCCTCATAACGCGCAGCAAGTTCGATCACGTCGACACCGTCGAGAGCCGCGGCATGCCCAGACCCGAGGACGAGGAAAAACTGCGTGAGGGCGTCAGGAAGCTCATAACCTGGCTCTCCTGAGCTTTATTTTTATCGATTTTTGGCGGTGAGGAGATTGTCAGATACCCGAAAAAGGGTTGTTGTGGTTGGCAATGGACCGGGCGGTGTGGAGCTGGCAAAGAGGCTCTCGGGGGAGTTTGAGGTAACCGTCATCGACCGCGAAACCCTTCCCCACTACTCAAAGCCCCTGCTGAGCCATTACATAGCGGGCTTCCTGACGGAGGAGAAGCTTTTTCCGTACACCCCCGACTGGTATGAGAGAAAGGGAATCGACCCGCGCCTCGGCGTCGAGGCGAGGGCCATCGACAGGGCCAGAAAGGTTCTGGTGACCTCCGAGGGGGAGATTCCCTACGACGTCCTTGTTCTCGCAACGGGTGCGCGGGCCAGACCCCCGACCGCGGAGGGAAGTGAGCACATACTAACGATAAGGACTCTGGAGGATGCCAGGCTCATAAAGGAGCGCCTCGAGGAGGAAGGTGAGATAACGGTCCTCGGCGGGGGCTTCATAGGCCTTGAACTGGCCGGGAACCTTGCCAAGGCGGGCTACGGGGTCAGGCTCGTCCACAGGAGGGAGACGCTGCTTGGCCTGGACGGAGAGCTGAGCCAGAGAATAATGGAGAAACTGGGGGAAGCCGGCGTCGAGTTCCATCTCGGGGCAAACGTCCTGAGCGCCGACGAGGAAGGCCTGAACACCGACAGGGGCTACATCCCCGGGGGACTGAAGGTCTGTGCCTTCGGGATAATTCCGAACAAGGAGCTTGCCGTCAGGAGCGGAATCCACGCCGGACGGGGAATCCTCATAGACGAGCGCTTCAGAACCTCCGCGAGGGACGTCTACGCGATAGGTGACTGCGCGGAGTACAGTGGAATGATCAGCGGGACTGCAAAGGCCGCCACTGAGCACGCGAGGGTTCTGGCGAACCTGCTGCTCGGCAATGAGGACAGCTACGACTTCGCCTTCCGCTCCGCCGTCTTCAAGTTCGCTGACTTCAACGTGGCCCTCATCGGGAGAACGCGGGGCGAGGGAGAGTGGCTCGACGATGGAGTGAAAGTCTTCCGCGAGAACGGGAAGATAGTTGGGGCCGTTGTTCTGGGCAACGTCAAAAAAGCCTTCAGGCTCGAAAAGGCCATCAGAGAGGGACTGCCTATCGACTGAAGTTAGAAGCCCTCCAAACCTTTGGTTTGGAAAATCGTTATATAGCGTTTCGTTGAATTTATCAGTGCAGTAATGCGCTGGGTGGTATGGTATGGTAGTGAAAAGAAAAATGACAAGGAAGTTTTTGGAGGACGCCTTCGCCGGCGAGAGCATGGCCCATATGAGATATCTCATCTTTGCCGAGCAGGCCGAGAAGGAGGGCTATCCAAACATAGCCAAGCTCTTCAGGGCTATAGCTCACGCCGAGTTCGTCCACGCGAAGAACCACTTCATCGCCCTCGGCAACCTGGGCAAGACCCCCGAGAACCTTCAGGCCGGAATAGACGGCGAGACCTACGAGGTAGAGGAGATGTACCCCGTATTCAAGAACGCCGCCGAGTTCCAGGGCGAGAAGGACGCCGTGAGGACAACCCACTACGCCCTCGAGGCCGAGAAGATACACGCCGAGCTATACAAGAAGGCCAAGGAGAGCGCCGAGAGCGGAAAGGACGTTGAGATAAAGAGGGTCTACATCTGCCCGGTCTGCGGATACACGGCTATCGATGAGGCTCCGGAGTACTGCCCCGTCTGCGGCGCCCCCAGAGACAAGTTCGTGGTGTTTGAGTGACCCTTTCTTTTTCCTGCTTCGAGAGTTTGAGGCGCAAACCTTATAAGGACGACCTAACAACATTAGGGTGGTGAAAGAAAAATGGCGAAATGGAAGTGCATAGTTTGTGGATACATCTACGATGAGGACGAGGGCGACCCCGACACGGGGGTGGAGCCAGGAACCAAGTTTGAGGACCTCCCGGACGACTGGGTCTGCCCGCTCTGCGGTGCGCCGAAGGACATGTTTGAAAAAATTGAGTGAGGTGGTTGGAGATGCTTAGCGGAACCATAAAGAGTGGAGACTGGAAGGGGGAGAAGCACGTCCCCGTTATAGAGTACGAGACGGAGGGCGACCTCGTCAAGGTCGAGGTCTCCGTTGGAAAGGAGATACCGCACCCGAACACCCCCGAGCACCACATAGCCTGGATCGAACTTTACTTCCACCCCGAGGACGGAAACTTCCCGATACTCGTCGGCAGGGTCGCCTTCACCAACCACAGCGACCCGCTCACCGAGCCGAGGGCGGTCTTCTTCTTCAGGACCGAGAAGAAGGGCAAGCTCTACGCGCTCAGCTACTGCAACATCCACGGCCTCTGGGAGAACGAGGTCGCGCTTGAGTGACTTCCCGCCCCAACCCCCTCTCTTTGACATTTTTCCCAAATGTGCGGAAGGTTTATCTACAAAGAGCCACAATTTCTTCTGATATGGTAAAAGAGTCTGATGGATATGGCGGAACCCTGGTACAGCAGCATGATGGGATTTAGCGGAATTTTGATCCTCACCGGTATCTTTCTAACCTGGATGGTCCGAAGAAAGATAGAGAGGGTAACCGGTGAAGGGGGACGCTACTCCGTTCTCCTCCTCGCGGGAGGGGTGGTAACTGCCGTAGGCTTTGCCTGGAGCCTTCTCGGAGACGAAGGCCCCAACGGCTGGATGCTCTTTCTCATCCTCACCGGGCCGGCGCTGATAGGATACGCCCTCTTTGAGTTTGGTTTCACGGGTATCAGCGGCAGACTCCTGATCCAGAGCGCCCTCATGCTGCTTAGCCTCTTTGGGGCCGGCCACTACTCAAGCGTGCCCATCGACGTTGCCTACACCGGACCATTCCTGGCGGTCCTTCTCCTGATGAACTCCCAGATAATCGTGACGGAAGGAACCCGGAGGGACCTGCTGGTTCTGGCCTCGTGGCTCATGGTCATCTTTTCTTGGACGCGCTATCTGCTGGACGACACCGCCGGCGTTGCCAAGGCCGCAATAGTGCTGCTCTACTTCTTCGCGGCGGTCATATGGGTCGCGGTTCTCGTTTCGCTCTACCTCTCCGTCTCGGCGGACTACCTTCCCTTACCCAAAGGTGGCCAGGAAGGCTTATAACCGTGCACCCGGAACCCCGTAACGGTGAGAAAGATGAAAGTTTACATGCCCAACAGAGAGTGGCCAGAGCATTACAAGCCAGTCCTCGAGGAGCTGGCAAAGATAACCGACCCCATCACGGGCGGGGACATACTGGACTCAGGTGTCATAGCGGGCCTGGAAGTCAGCGGGGACACGCTTAAGGTGTGGCTCAACTTCGAGAGCCACGCGGAGTACAACATAACCGGCGAGAGCGCGATAGCCTACTCCAAGATAATCGGGGACATAATGGAGCGCTTCGCCCTCGTGAGGTTCCAGAACGTCTACGTCTACGACCTCAAGAACAACACGGTCGGGGTATTCGAGAACAAGAAGGGGTATAAAATCGAGGACATAAGCCCGGAGAGGGCCTGAATGGGGCTCCTTGGAATCTTCAAGTCTCCAAAGAAAAAAACGCCCCGGAAGGGGCCGAGGGAGGATCTCCCGCCAGAGGTCAGGAGGGTAGTGGAGGTCCTCAGATCCGTTATCGACCCGGAGACGGAGCTAAACATCGTCGACGAGGGCCTGCTCTACGGCCTGACCGTCGAGGGGGAAAGGGTCCAGGTCTTTCTCCTCCTTGCGAGATCAACCCCCGAGTGCCACTTCTGCCAGAGCATAGCTGTGAACGTTCAGGGGAGAATACTCAGGGACGTAATTGAGGTTCTGAGGAAGGAAGGGTTTAAGAGGATTGAAGCGTATAACGAAATCGGGCTTTTGCTCGCGGAATGGGGTGATAAGAATGGTTCCGCCGGAACTCGAAGAGGGGCTTCCCCTCGAAAAGATGAAGGACTTCTCCCTGGAGGAACTTCTGGGAATGGCCATAAAGGCCGAGATCGGCGCGAGGAGGTTCTACGAGAGCCTCGCCGAGAGGATTGAGATACAAGAACTGAAAGGGAAGATAGAGTGGCTGGCCGGGGAGGAGAAAAAGCACGAGGAGCTTTTGAGGAAGATATACGCCAACATGTTCCCCGGAAAGGAGGTCGTATTTCCGAAGGAACACATAGGGCCGGAGCTTCAGCCGGTCGCCAGGAAGCTCCACGGCGCCGAGGACATAATCGAACTCATCCGCTGGGCCATGAAGGCCGAGGAGATAGCGGCGAAGTTCTACGCCGAACTGGAGGGCATGGTGGACACCGAGGAGAAGAAGAGGCTCATGAGGTACCTCAGCGACATGGAGTGGGGCCACTACTACAACCTGAAAGCTGAATACGAGCTGCTCCTTGACTGGGCCATGTACAGCCAGATGATGAACGTCGGGCCGTGAGTTTTCGTTTTCCTTTCCAGCTTTCAGAAAAGCCAGGCAAACAAATAAAAAGGACTTGGGAGTCCTTCACTCTTTGTACTTCGCTATGAGTTCCGCCAGCAGTCTGTGGTGCTCCTGCTCGTTCTTAACGAGCGCTTCCGCCAATCCCTTGAAGAGCGGGTGGGTCATCTTCTCGGCCATCTTCCCGTAGGTCTCTATCATGTCCTTCTCGATCTCAAGGTGCATCTCCGCGAAGCGCTTGACGAGGGCCTTCTGCTCCGGGGAGAGTTCAACGTCCTTGATCTCTTCAATCGGCCCCCCACTGGAGAGCTTCTCAATCTCCTTCTGGGCATCCATTATGGCCTTCATCAGGTGCTTGTGGATGATTGTGTCAACGGCGATCCTCCCGACTATCTCCTCGACCTTGGTGTACTTCAACCCGCCCCCCTGTATACGCTTCAAGCCGTCAGTGTAGCTGGAGGCGGCCTTCTTCTCGGTCTCGTAGGCATGTTTAACAAGTGGCTCAGCCATGGACATCACCGGAATAATATGGACATCGAACGTTAATAACGTTTTTCATTGAACTCATTAGAACCGTAGTGTTCCCAATCCCCGCGGGAATTCAAAAGGAAAATGCAGAAAATCAAAGCCAGAAGCTCATAACTCGACCTTTATACCGGTCTCCTCTTCCACCTCTTTGAAACCATTCTTGAGGTATCTGGCCAGCTCCTCGTCAACCTCGAAGAGGGCCGCTAGGAACTCCCCGAAGTGCTCCTTCTCCTCGTTGGCAACGTCGAGGAAGATGTGCCTTATCCTCTCGTCCTCTATTCCCGCTGCCAGCTGTTCGTAGATGTTTATGGCGTCGAGTTCGGCCTCTATCGCCCAGCGGAGGGCCTGCGCTATCTCGGTCTTGGTAAGGGGCCTGTCCTTCGGCAGCTCAAAGGGATACTTCGCGAGCATGGTATCACCGTTTCAGATTTGTGGACTTTCCTAATAACCTTACCTCAGGAACTTCGAGACGAAGGGGCTTTCCCCGGGCCTTCCGCGCCTGAAGTGACCGCTCGGCTTTCCGGTGAGGAGTTCCTCGAACCATGCCTCGTGCTCTATCTCCTCGTGGAGTATTGCCAGGGCAAGATCGTAGGTTCTCGGGTCTTTACCCATCGTGTAGTTGCATATCTCCGTATAGACGCCTACCGCACAGCGCTCCGCCTCAAGGAGAACCTTCAGGATGTTCTCGACGGTGGGTTCCTCGGGGAGGTATGCGTCGCGGCACCAGGCCATGTTCGCGAAGTCCCTTATATCCCTGGGGAGGTCTCCACCGAGTTCATAAATTCTCGGCACGAGGGCCTCGAAGTGGTTCCTGTCCTCGAGGCGGGCGTCCTCAACGATTTCCTTTATGGTCTCCCCTTCGAGACCCGCGGAGTGGTTCCTCAGAACGGTGTAGTAGTAATAGGTCGTAAACTCCGCTGCCGCTGCCCTCAAAAGCATGTCCAAAAGTTTCTCAACATCGATTCCGGCCCGTTCAACGAGCCGTCTGTTGTGTTCCGACATAGGTTTCACCAGGTTTTAGTTATGGCCTCTACTTAATAAACCTTTCTATTTAGAAGTTATTTCTAATTAGGAAGGCTTATAAATCAGAGAGTTCCACATCTAAACATGTGGAAGGAAAAAGCCGTTGGATTGCTCAAGGAAAAGGGATACAAGCTGACGCCCCAGAGGCTGAAGCTGATAGAAGTTTTGGAGGAAATGGGAAGCGACCACCCCTCGATGAGCAGCCTCCTTGACAGGGTTAGGGAGGACTTCCCGACGGTTAGCTTCTCGACGCTTTACTCCAACCTGCTCACGCTTAAGGAACTCGGTCTCGTTGAGTTGTTCTCAATTGAGGGAGAAACAAGGGTCGAGATCAACACGAAGCCCCACATAAATCTAATCAGCGGTGAAAGAATCGTTGATGTGGATGACCCGGAGATCATTGAGGCGCTAAAAAAGAGGCTGGGGAGAGAGGTAAAACTCGTCAACGTTGTTGTCGATGGATGAAAAATCAGTCCACCTCAAGGCTGAAGTCCTGGTAGTCCATCCATATCCCGGTCTTCATGACCGAATCGTACTGGGCCTTGAGCAGCTCGTAGTGGGACTTCTCCACCTTCGCCAGCTCTTCAAAGGTTCTCCTAACGCCCTCGTGCTCGGCTTCCTTTGCCGCCCTCTCGTAGAACTCCCACGTGCGCTTCTCCTGCTCCATCCCTATCCTGACGGCATCCACCTCGCTCAGCTCGCCCTCGTACTTGGGGGACAACTCCTCGAGCATCTCCGTGTTTACCGCGGGGAGTTCACAGCGCTCTATGAGGGCCTCAACGAACTTCTCCTCAAAAACGCTCCAGTGTCCGGCCTCCTCCCCCGCCAGGAAGAGGAACATCTTCTTTGCCCTCTCGTCCCCGGTTCTCCGGGCAAGCTCCAGATAGAACTTCAGTTCGGCCTTCTCAACCTCCAGGGCCAGGGCAAGGGCTTCAAGTTCGTTCATGATATCACCAAAAGACTTTAGGGCTACATGCATAATAACCTTTGGTGGACAGGGATGAGGATTGAAAGGGTGGATAAACCGCCCGAGCTGAAGGATGAACTTACGGGATTCGTCTTCCGCGTTTATCGAGGCACGGGAGGGGCCTATCCGGCACTCGAGTGGGTGGAGGAGAAGCCCTCAACGGGCGACTTCGAAGGCTTTAAGCGGGTTTACGAGCCGTTTCTTGAGTTCCGCCTCGGGAAGGAGTTCGACGAGCTTTACGTTCTGAGGGACGAGGAAGGAAGGATCACCGGGACGGTGGCGCTCGTCTACAACCTCGAAGGCAAGGACGTCTGGTGGGTGCCGGAGGAGATAAAGGACGAGGGGACCGGCCTCATCGAGTTCTTCATGGTCGATCCAGAGTACAAGGGGAGGGGCTACGGCTCCATGCTCCTGGAGTTCGCGGTGGAGAGATTGAGGAAGATTGGGAAGATTCCCTACGTGATAACCTTCCCGGAGCTTGAGGCTTATTCATATTATATGAGAAAGGGCTTCGTCAAGGTCATGGATTACAGGGAATTCGTGGTGCTGAAGAAGGCCTGATTTCTTTTTACCCACATCTGCCCACGAACCCTTATATTCCCCCGGGAGGAACCTACACCAAAGAGTTCTTGGTTGTGATGTCATGAGAAAGGGCATTTTTGCACTCATTGTAATCATTCTCCTCGTGGGCGGGACGTACTTCATCAGAAGGGACGGGGAGAGCACCGCGAGCCGGGAGTTCTCCACGGAGCAGGGCGTAATCCAGGTTAGGGGACTGGTTGAGAGGCCTTACAACATCACGTACGACGACCTCGCGAGCCTCCCGTCGAGGAACGTCACGGCGGTTCTCTACTGCGTGGACAGCCCGAACAGGTAGAGGAAGAACGGCACGTGGACGGGCGTTCCGCTGAGGGTTCTCCTTGAGAGGGCAGGAATCAGGGGGGACGCCTACAAGGTGGCCCTCTACGCGATCGACGGCTACACAACCGACCTGTACCTCGCGACGGTGATGAAAGACGAGGACATCATAGTTGCCTACGAGTTCAACGGGGAGCCGATAACGCCGAGGCTCGTCGTCCCGGGCAGGTGGGGCTACAAGTGGATAAAGTACATAACCGCCATAGAACCCGTCGGCTACGACTTCAAGGGCACCTGGGAGAGCGCCGGCTACCCGGACGACGCCATAATCCCTGACGAATCCACCCCGGGGAGGTGAGCCGGTGAGGCCGAAGACTGCCCTGGCGATAGTGGAGTGGACCTCCCTTCCGCTCCTCCTTCTCGCTGGACTGATGGTCATAAGCGGCTACGGGCTGACGAGCGAGGCGGCGAGAGCGGCCTCCCTGGGTCTGCTGACATTTTCCCGCTCCCAGGCGATACACCTGAGCAGATTCGTTAAACTTGGCTTCGTCTTCCTCCTGCTCCTCCACACCTACGCCGGGACGGAGGTTCTGACGGAGAAGCTCAGGGCCGGGGGCCGGAGAGGGGCAGCGGCATTGATCGAGTACGGCGTGATTGCCTTTCTAATCTACGTTGGCTGGATAGCGGTGAACGGGGAGTTTGGAGGATAAAAAAAAGCCAAACCCACTCATTCGTTATCCAATGCTGGGGGGCGGAACATGGCTTCAACTTCCCCCTTAATCTCCGCAAAAGGCCCCGCCAGGTAGACCTTCCCGCCGCTTATGACGACCCCGAAATCGGCGATGTTCTCGAAAGGCTCCCATATGTGGCTTATGATGATGAAGCTCCTGCCCCCGGCCTTCCACTTCTTGATTATTCCCACTATTTCTGCAACGCTCTCGAAGTCCACGTTGGCCAGCGGTTCATCGAGGAAGATCACCTCAGGCTCACCCACGAATGCCTGTGCGAGGGAAAGCCTCTTCAGCATCCCGGAGGAGTAGCCCTCTATTCTCCTGTCGAGGGCGTCCTCGATGCCGAACAGCCCGGCGGCTTTCTCAACGTCTTCGCCCCCGGCTCCTCTCCCTCTGGCTATGAACTCCAGCCATTCCCTCCCGGTTGTCAGTTTTGGAAACCTCCCGGGGTCGAAGGCAACGCCAACGCTCTTCCTCGCCTCGGGACTTTTCCAGGGGTCTTTTCCGAGGAGCCTCACGCTTCCTTTGGTGGGTTTGTAGAGGCCGAGGGAGACCTTCATGAAGGTGCTCTTTCCGCCGCCGTTGGGGCCGAGGACGAGGGTTAAGCCTTCGGGAACCTCAACCGTAACTCCCTGCAGGGCCTTTATCGGCCCGAAGTACTTGTGGAGGTTCTCCGCTTTGATTATCATCTCCTGCCACCCCCGATGAGAGTTACTGCCAGGAAGACACCAAAGAGCGCCGTCGCCCACAGGTGGGCCGTCTTCTGCTCCCCGGGGAATCCGACGTCAACGGGCGTAACGGTTATCGTTATTCCCTGGCTGGAGTTCCCGCTGAACTCGTAGTAGCCGGGGTGGGGGAAGATGAGGGAAAAGGCCCCGTTGCCGTTAACCCTTCCGGAGAATATTACCTCGCCCGTCTGGAGGTCCTTCACCCTGAAATCCCCGATGCCAACGGCGTAGAGCTTTGCGGATGATGCCGAAGAAATGTAAATCGCCGTTGTCCCCCTATCGGCCACGAACGCGCTGTGGTAGTGGACGTCGCTCGGCTCGAGGCCCGACTGCAGGCCGAGGCTCAGGAGCGAGACGAGCATGAGGGTGAGGAGGAGAACCCGGAGGAGCCTCATCTCACGTCCCTCCAGTTGCCGATGATGAGGTAGATGGCCACAAGAATCAGCGCCGGAAGGAGGGTCACCCTGAGGAACTCCCGGCCAAAGACGGGATCCATGCTCAGGGATATCGTGGCCCACTTGTAGTTGGTCAGTGCATCCCTCCACTTCAGGAGCCAGAACCAGTCCGCCCCCACGAACTCGGGGAGGTAGAGGAGCACGAAGCCGCCGAATATGGAGATGTAAGTGTTGGGTGAGGCTATGGCAACCACCGCCGCGACGGAGACCATGAAGAGGAGGGCAGAGAGGTAGAAGAAAGCCATTGGTATTGTCTGAACCTTCAGGACTTCGGCGACTGCCTCCGGAGTCGCCGCGAAGTGGAGGGTGAACACGAGAAGGTGGACGGAAAAGACGAAGATGAGGAGAAGGAGGAACGCCGCCAGGAACTTGGCGAGGAGAATTCTAACCCTCGAAACCGGGAGGGAGTAGACGGAGAGCGCGACCCCCTCGTCCCTTTCGAGCCTCACTGCCAGCGTGACGAGGAAGGGCACGAGGAGGGCCAGGAGGAGGTAGACGTCGCCGGTGAAGGCGTCGCGAAAAACGGAACCCAGCATCTCAACCCCCGAGGGGGCACCGTGAGAGCTGGTACTCCAGGTCATGTAGTACCGCTTCATGACCAGCCCCACCAGAACCGCACCCCCCGAGGTCATGGCAAGGTTCAGGGGGGAGCGGAGCTCCCAGCGGAGGACTTCCTTCAACGCCTCCACCTCCAGAGGACGAGAACCGCGAGGATTGCTGCAACCCCAACCGCCGCCGCTATGGCGGTCTTTGACGGCCCCTCCTCCGGAAGCTCCTCGGGCTTCGTGAAGTCTATGTTTGTCTCTGCCAGGACGAGACCGAAGGGAGGCATCTTACCCCCGTTCTTGATCTCCTCCTCGTGCTCCTTTGCAAAGGCCGTGTCCTGAATCATTGCCTCACTTATCCCAAGGACCTTCCACAGCGGGCTGAAGGGCGTGAAGAAAGATATCGCCAGGCCGCTTGAGCCGTCGTAGAGCAGGACGTCCATGCCCTTACTGCTCGACCCTGCGATCATATTCGTGCGGGCCATGTAAACCGGCGCGTTGAAGTCCCCGTAGTAGGTCATCACCGTGGAGTTTATCATCTCAACCTCCTCGACTTTCAGGCCGGGCATCAACTCAAGCCCCGTGATGTTGGCCGGGTTCTCGCTCCAGAGGAAGTTCTTCCCTACCGGGGTACCATTGACGTAGAACTCGCCGGTTTTGAGGTCCAGCTCGATGACACCGCTCCGCGTGAAGTTCTCAGGCACGGATAACTCGTTGAAGAGGTGACCTTTCCCCTCGGCTATTGTCAGAGCCACCGTATATTGCTCAGTCTGCTCCGCGTACCTGTCTTCACAGATGGTCACGTTCCTGGTTTCGGACTCAATCGTCAGGCAGTTCCCTCCGGTGAAGTTGTAGCGCTCCTGATACTCCTCAAGCATCTGACGGGCGGCTTCTTCGTCAAGCTCTTTCCACACCCTTTTCTTGCAGTTGTATCCCTGGAGCAGAAGGGCCACCTGGGCTTTATCCCCCGAGACCCTGAGGACGCGCCACGTGAACTCGACGTGGGGACAGTAGTAGGTAACCTCCTCGTTTGGGGTCGCATTGAAAGATATGGTGTCCCCTTTCCAGGGGTGCTCATCATCCTCCACCGAGCGGGAAACGTACTTAGCGTATATCCCTGCCTTGAACCAGTAGGGTGTTGCCGAGGCAGTTGAAGCAGTTAGAAGTAGCAAAACAAGAATCAGAGCTGCTCTTCTCATCCCATCGCCCCCGAAAGAGCGCAGGTCTGTGAAAACGCTTCCTTTCTTCAATCGCCCCCCCCCAACGGGGTTTTGCACTTAATGTTACGTTATGGCCATTTATTAGTCTTTCGGTGTTCTAAAGTTCTCAGCGAACAACTTATGAGAACAACGATGGACACCCCGGAATCCGGATAATCCAAAATACAGAAAAGAGTAAAAAGCCCTCAGAAGTTGAAGTTTATGTCCTTCATGAGCTGGTCGTATAACTCCTCCTTGTAGATGTCCGGGTAGCGCATGATGTAGTCGTACTGCTTCCTCAGAATGTTGTAGTGGTTCCGCTCCATGTCGGCGAGCATCTCGAGGATGAGGCGTGTGTTGTCGGTGGCGGCGTAGCCGGCCAGCTCCTTGTAGAGCTTTTCGCTCACCAGCTCGGCCTGCATGGCTATCTCATAGACCTCGTCGATGTTGATGTCCGGCTTCTTTATCGCCTCCGCCATCTTCTCGGCGATGACCTTGAACTCGCCCATGACGTCTATCTCTATCTTCTTCGGCTCCGTCCTTCCTCCCTCGAACTTCTCGGCCATCTTCTCGATTATCTCGCGGTGCTTGTCCTCCTCCCCCGCCAGAAAGAGCAGCTCGTCCCTTATGATATCGCTCCTCGTTATAGAAGCGAGCTTCTCATAGGCCTCCCTAGCCCTAATCTCCGCGTTTATGGCAATCTCAAAAACCTCTTTGTCGGTTATCTCCATAGAACTCACCAACAATGGTTACGCTTGAACGTATATTAACCTTTCTGGACAGTGCTGTATAGCGGGCAAGGCTTAAAAACCCGCCCGGGAAGGTGGAACCATGCTCTACCTGGAAATCCTCGGAAACCTCCCGGAGATGGCAAGGGATGAGGCAAAGGCGATGCTCGAGCTGGCCGGAGGAGAGATAGCTGGCCAGGACTACCTTTTCCTCAAGCTCGATGCGGGGGAGGAGGCCTTCCCCTGCCTCGACCGGCTCAGCCTTGCCCACGAGTACGGGGAACTGGTGGTCGAGGCGGATTCCATCGAGGAGCTTTTGGAAAAGGCCAGGGAAGTTGAGTGGCCCATAAGGGGAACCTTCAAGGTGGACACCGAGACGATGGCAAACTGCAGGCACGATACCCTCGACCTTCCGAGGAAGCTTGGTGCCGTCATACACGCCCGGGGCTTCAGGGTGAACCTCTCAAGGCCCGACACGCTGGTTAGGGTTTACTGCGGCGAGAGGGTCTACGCCGGGATAAGGTTGAGATTCTTCGACCCCAAGGACTTTGAGGGGAGAAAAGCCCACCACAGGCCATTCTTCAGGCCGATTTCACTCCACCCGAGGGTCTCGAGGGCGCTGGTGAACCTCACGAAAGCAAGGAAGGAAATCCTCGATCCCTTCATGGGGGCCGGCGGGATTCTGATGGAGGCAGGCCTTCTCGGTCTGAAGGTCTACGGCGTCGACATAAAGCCGGAGATGGTCGAGGGGGCGGAGACCAACCTTCGGCATTACGGGATCAAGGACTACACCTTAAAGCTCGGCGACGCGACGAAGCTTGAGGAACTGTTTCCAAACAAGGAGTTCGAGGCGATAGCGACCGACCCTCCCTACGGCACCTCCGC
This window of the Thermococcus siculi genome carries:
- a CDS encoding FprA family A-type flavoprotein, coding for MPNLKVEKILDDPELYIIRVDDDRIKYFEATWDIPEGITYNSYLLKLDGAVVLFDVSKEEYTELFMEGLRKVVDPREITHIVTHHTEPDHTGALPAVLEANGYRAQLIGTTFAKRFLEGFYGEKVVENFHTINDGEEMKIGGKTFRFITVPWLHWPDTMITYVVEDKLLFSCDAGGGYGIPRSIDDSDEEIVEEYLPHVTKYIVTVIGHYHKYIVQNIKKLKSLGVVEEARMILPGHGLIWKKDPMRIFEHYERVGAGTPTKDKVLVIYDSMYGFVERRMKIIIDELRKHGKKPVIYRFTDKETPAVSDILGDVPDSEAIIIGASTYEAEIHPRIRYTLYEIVDKANYEKPVLIVGAFGWAGVAGKKIETLITRSKFDHVDTVESRGMPRPEDEEKLREGVRKLITWLS
- a CDS encoding NAD(P)/FAD-dependent oxidoreductase, encoding MSDTRKRVVVVGNGPGGVELAKRLSGEFEVTVIDRETLPHYSKPLLSHYIAGFLTEEKLFPYTPDWYERKGIDPRLGVEARAIDRARKVLVTSEGEIPYDVLVLATGARARPPTAEGSEHILTIRTLEDARLIKERLEEEGEITVLGGGFIGLELAGNLAKAGYGVRLVHRRETLLGLDGELSQRIMEKLGEAGVEFHLGANVLSADEEGLNTDRGYIPGGLKVCAFGIIPNKELAVRSGIHAGRGILIDERFRTSARDVYAIGDCAEYSGMISGTAKAATEHARVLANLLLGNEDSYDFAFRSAVFKFADFNVALIGRTRGEGEWLDDGVKVFRENGKIVGAVVLGNVKKAFRLEKAIREGLPID
- a CDS encoding rubrerythrin family protein translates to MVVKRKMTRKFLEDAFAGESMAHMRYLIFAEQAEKEGYPNIAKLFRAIAHAEFVHAKNHFIALGNLGKTPENLQAGIDGETYEVEEMYPVFKNAAEFQGEKDAVRTTHYALEAEKIHAELYKKAKESAESGKDVEIKRVYICPVCGYTAIDEAPEYCPVCGAPRDKFVVFE
- the rd gene encoding rubredoxin, yielding MAKWKCIVCGYIYDEDEGDPDTGVEPGTKFEDLPDDWVCPLCGAPKDMFEKIE
- a CDS encoding class II SORL domain-containing protein — protein: MLSGTIKSGDWKGEKHVPVIEYETEGDLVKVEVSVGKEIPHPNTPEHHIAWIELYFHPEDGNFPILVGRVAFTNHSDPLTEPRAVFFFRTEKKGKLYALSYCNIHGLWENEVALE
- a CDS encoding iron-sulfur cluster assembly protein — encoded protein: MKVYMPNREWPEHYKPVLEELAKITDPITGGDILDSGVIAGLEVSGDTLKVWLNFESHAEYNITGESAIAYSKIIGDIMERFALVRFQNVYVYDLKNNTVGVFENKKGYKIEDISPERA
- a CDS encoding iron-sulfur cluster assembly protein translates to MGLLGIFKSPKKKTPRKGPREDLPPEVRRVVEVLRSVIDPETELNIVDEGLLYGLTVEGERVQVFLLLARSTPECHFCQSIAVNVQGRILRDVIEVLRKEGFKRIEAYNEIGLLLAEWGDKNGSAGTRRGASPRKDEGLLPGGTSGNGHKGRDRREEVLREPRRED
- a CDS encoding ferritin family protein, encoding MKDFSLEELLGMAIKAEIGARRFYESLAERIEIQELKGKIEWLAGEEKKHEELLRKIYANMFPGKEVVFPKEHIGPELQPVARKLHGAEDIIELIRWAMKAEEIAAKFYAELEGMVDTEEKKRLMRYLSDMEWGHYYNLKAEYELLLDWAMYSQMMNVGP
- a CDS encoding ferritin family protein, yielding MSMAEPLVKHAYETEKKAASSYTDGLKRIQGGGLKYTKVEEIVGRIAVDTIIHKHLMKAIMDAQKEIEKLSSGGPIEEIKDVELSPEQKALVKRFAEMHLEIEKDMIETYGKMAEKMTHPLFKGLAEALVKNEQEHHRLLAELIAKYKE